A DNA window from Halichondria panicea chromosome 16, odHalPani1.1, whole genome shotgun sequence contains the following coding sequences:
- the LOC135349704 gene encoding uncharacterized protein LOC135349704 isoform X2, which translates to MMSTNSITATITSNVDARGLAIIITNDYHNCASLSSLPGTFIDGENMKDTFLHLNFVVHWEQNITHLQLTKLIHEACNFQDYHNLKKYNCIVFVFSGHGDLGDIVYLQDGSEVSIGEDIIKPFLPKASPIMGKFQKLFFFDACRGKKESESVMVPRSGKAKGGYDNSLTFEHRGGSVIERIRVPGEGGFLVAYSTMSNHLAWEGNKGGAWLQKLAEEIRTNTTSSIEDVLTKVNSDLIKDPTIRVQQPEKLSRLNEVVFLHPEKDPKTVFPTQPTPSLDRTQPLNSIQPALLTASPGVYQGAMDSPAMKQLISQYPSAAIRKLEDYPHNPPEHENITYYRSQVTITLFHQDIVGDSKKYFLNTQISREEAIKDAILQVSLQETSSSYLGLSYSSQPQQVDYLESPIQQSAASPCPTYGTSSCAPNPNSLLVPTLSQQGHDRELSPPANSPQSPAIPGHYHRQRVNRFFQENNINPRYIFDSEIVPTTQHRCIVCYTIQGESREVDSVRYYSSKGDAKEQVAKLVLERENVSQIVSKGIAPPSNKVWKSKLKEYCDKNKIVVAMKYHTKSSGIGFKSTVTFLGRDIEGEECKSKQEAEQSAARNALQSVQLN; encoded by the exons ATGATGTCAACCAACTCAATCACAGCGACTATAACTTCGAATGTTGATGCCAGAGGACTTGCTATCATAATCACCAATGACTATCATAACTGTGCTAGCTTAAGCTCTCTACCTGGAACCTTCATTGATGGGGAGAATATGAAAGACACCTTTCTCCACCTTAATTTTGTAGTTCATTGGGAGCAAAATATCACCCATCTACAactcacaaaattaattcatGAAGCCTGCAACTTCCAAGACTATCACAACTTAAAGAAGTACAATTGCATTGTATTTGTTTTCTCTGGCCATGGTGATTTGGGAGACATTGTGTACCTACAGGACGGCTCAGAAGTGAGCATTGGTGAGGACATAATCAAACCATTTCTCCCGAAAGCATCTCCGATTATGGGAAAATTCCAAAAGCTTTTCTTCTTCGATGCCTGTCGCGGGAAAAAAGAGAGCGAGTCTGTGATGGTTCCAAGAAGTGGTAAAGCAAAGGGAGGGTATGACAACTCCCTGACCTTTGAGCATCGAGGGGGGTCAGTAATCGAAAGAATTCGAGTTCCTGGAGAAGGCGGTTTCCTGGTTGCTTATTCCACCATGTCTAATCACCTAGCATGGGAGGGCAACAAGGGAGGTGCCTGGCTGCAGAAACTGGCTGAAGAGATCAGGACTAACACTACTAGCTCTATTGAGGATGTGCTGACAAAGGTGAACAGTGATCTCATTAAAGACCCAACTATAAGAGTGCAGCAACCTGAGAAGCTCTCACGGCTCAATGAAGTTGTCTTCCTTCATCCTGAAAAAGATCCAAAAA CAGTTTTTCCCACACAACCCACACCCTCACTGGATCGAACGCAACCTTTAAACTCCATTCAACCAGCTTTGTTGACTGCCAGTCCTGGCGTGTATCAAG GAGCTATGGACAGCCCAGCAATGAAACAGTTGATTTCTCAGTATCCATCAGCTGCCATCAGGAAGCTTGAAGATTACCCACATAATCCCCCTGAGCACGAGAATATCACATACTATCGCAGCCAAGTGACTATCACTCTATTTCATCAAGACATTGTTGGTGACAGCAAGAAGTACTTTTTGAACACTCAAATTTCCAGAGAAGAGGCTATAAAAGATGCGATATTGCAAGTATCACTACAGGAGA CCTCTAGCAGCTATCTCGGATTATCGTACAGTTCCCAACCGCAGCAAGTTGACTATTTGGAGTCGCCAATTCAACAGAGTGCAGCTTCTCCCTGCCCGACCTACGGTACCAGTTCCTGTGCTCCTAACCCCAACTCCCTCCTTGTTCCTACACTATCTCAGCAAG GTCATGATCGGGAATTGTCTCCACCTGCAAATTCTCCTCAAAGTCCAGCAATACCCGGTCATTATCATAGACAGAGAGTTAATCGTTTCTTTCAAGAGAACAACATCAATCCCCGGTATATATTTGACAGTGAAATTGTTCCCACCACTCAACACCGCTGCATTGTATGCTACACAATACAAGGAGAATCCAGAGAAGTCGATAGCGTACGTTACTACTCGAGTAAAGGAGATGCTAAAGAGCAAGTTGCTAAGCTGGTACTCGAGAGAGAAAATGTTTCTCAAATCGTCAGTAAAGGAATCGCCCCACCTTCCAACAAGGTATGGAAATCTAAACTGAAGGAATATTGTGACAAGAACAAAATTGTCGTCGCAATGAAGTACCACACGAAATCCAGTGGAATCGGGTTCAAATCGACTGTCACATTTCTTGGACGTGATATTGAGGGGGAGGAATGCAAAAGCAAGCAGGAAGCCGAACAAAGTGCAGCTCGCAATGCATTACAGAGTGTTCAGCTCAACTGA
- the LOC135349704 gene encoding uncharacterized protein LOC135349704 isoform X1 → MMSTNSITATITSNVDARGLAIIITNDYHNCASLSSLPGTFIDGENMKDTFLHLNFVVHWEQNITHLQLTKLIHEACNFQDYHNLKKYNCIVFVFSGHGDLGDIVYLQDGSEVSIGEDIIKPFLPKASPIMGKFQKLFFFDACRGKKESESVMVPRSGKAKGGYDNSLTFEHRGGSVIERIRVPGEGGFLVAYSTMSNHLAWEGNKGGAWLQKLAEEIRTNTTSSIEDVLTKVNSDLIKDPTIRVQQPEKLSRLNEVVFLHPEKDPKTLPKIKIAAVFPTQPTPSLDRTQPLNSIQPALLTASPGVYQGAMDSPAMKQLISQYPSAAIRKLEDYPHNPPEHENITYYRSQVTITLFHQDIVGDSKKYFLNTQISREEAIKDAILQVSLQETSSSYLGLSYSSQPQQVDYLESPIQQSAASPCPTYGTSSCAPNPNSLLVPTLSQQGHDRELSPPANSPQSPAIPGHYHRQRVNRFFQENNINPRYIFDSEIVPTTQHRCIVCYTIQGESREVDSVRYYSSKGDAKEQVAKLVLERENVSQIVSKGIAPPSNKVWKSKLKEYCDKNKIVVAMKYHTKSSGIGFKSTVTFLGRDIEGEECKSKQEAEQSAARNALQSVQLN, encoded by the exons ATGATGTCAACCAACTCAATCACAGCGACTATAACTTCGAATGTTGATGCCAGAGGACTTGCTATCATAATCACCAATGACTATCATAACTGTGCTAGCTTAAGCTCTCTACCTGGAACCTTCATTGATGGGGAGAATATGAAAGACACCTTTCTCCACCTTAATTTTGTAGTTCATTGGGAGCAAAATATCACCCATCTACAactcacaaaattaattcatGAAGCCTGCAACTTCCAAGACTATCACAACTTAAAGAAGTACAATTGCATTGTATTTGTTTTCTCTGGCCATGGTGATTTGGGAGACATTGTGTACCTACAGGACGGCTCAGAAGTGAGCATTGGTGAGGACATAATCAAACCATTTCTCCCGAAAGCATCTCCGATTATGGGAAAATTCCAAAAGCTTTTCTTCTTCGATGCCTGTCGCGGGAAAAAAGAGAGCGAGTCTGTGATGGTTCCAAGAAGTGGTAAAGCAAAGGGAGGGTATGACAACTCCCTGACCTTTGAGCATCGAGGGGGGTCAGTAATCGAAAGAATTCGAGTTCCTGGAGAAGGCGGTTTCCTGGTTGCTTATTCCACCATGTCTAATCACCTAGCATGGGAGGGCAACAAGGGAGGTGCCTGGCTGCAGAAACTGGCTGAAGAGATCAGGACTAACACTACTAGCTCTATTGAGGATGTGCTGACAAAGGTGAACAGTGATCTCATTAAAGACCCAACTATAAGAGTGCAGCAACCTGAGAAGCTCTCACGGCTCAATGAAGTTGTCTTCCTTCATCCTGAAAAAGATCCAAAAA CTCTCCCAAAAATCAAAATTGCAGCAGTTTTTCCCACACAACCCACACCCTCACTGGATCGAACGCAACCTTTAAACTCCATTCAACCAGCTTTGTTGACTGCCAGTCCTGGCGTGTATCAAG GAGCTATGGACAGCCCAGCAATGAAACAGTTGATTTCTCAGTATCCATCAGCTGCCATCAGGAAGCTTGAAGATTACCCACATAATCCCCCTGAGCACGAGAATATCACATACTATCGCAGCCAAGTGACTATCACTCTATTTCATCAAGACATTGTTGGTGACAGCAAGAAGTACTTTTTGAACACTCAAATTTCCAGAGAAGAGGCTATAAAAGATGCGATATTGCAAGTATCACTACAGGAGA CCTCTAGCAGCTATCTCGGATTATCGTACAGTTCCCAACCGCAGCAAGTTGACTATTTGGAGTCGCCAATTCAACAGAGTGCAGCTTCTCCCTGCCCGACCTACGGTACCAGTTCCTGTGCTCCTAACCCCAACTCCCTCCTTGTTCCTACACTATCTCAGCAAG GTCATGATCGGGAATTGTCTCCACCTGCAAATTCTCCTCAAAGTCCAGCAATACCCGGTCATTATCATAGACAGAGAGTTAATCGTTTCTTTCAAGAGAACAACATCAATCCCCGGTATATATTTGACAGTGAAATTGTTCCCACCACTCAACACCGCTGCATTGTATGCTACACAATACAAGGAGAATCCAGAGAAGTCGATAGCGTACGTTACTACTCGAGTAAAGGAGATGCTAAAGAGCAAGTTGCTAAGCTGGTACTCGAGAGAGAAAATGTTTCTCAAATCGTCAGTAAAGGAATCGCCCCACCTTCCAACAAGGTATGGAAATCTAAACTGAAGGAATATTGTGACAAGAACAAAATTGTCGTCGCAATGAAGTACCACACGAAATCCAGTGGAATCGGGTTCAAATCGACTGTCACATTTCTTGGACGTGATATTGAGGGGGAGGAATGCAAAAGCAAGCAGGAAGCCGAACAAAGTGCAGCTCGCAATGCATTACAGAGTGTTCAGCTCAACTGA
- the LOC135349708 gene encoding uncharacterized protein LOC135349708: MSTNSITATITSNVDARGLAIIITNDYRNCTSLRPLPGTLSDGTSMKDTFDYLGFVVHWEKNVNNLQITKLIHEACSFQDYHKFKKYECIVFVFSGHGDLGDIVYLQDGSKVSIGEDIIKPFLPKASPIMGKLQKLFFFDACRGKQESRSVMVPRSGPTSGGHDNSSTFEQRGGSLIERIRVPEEGGFLVAYSTMSNHTAWESTKGGAWLQKLAEEIRTNTTSSIEDVLTKVNSDFIEYPTTNVQQPEKLSRLNKVVFLHPQVASKVKIAAVFPSPPTPSLDRTNDTLPPHTPSHAQIQSAASYVPEWTVDNDAVRQLRHCYPSATINNFKDYPHVPAECKGVTYYRSTATVIVPDQNSVVGDSHKYLVNIQLSREMAIMDALSKLQSLQEECGNEMSPCANSPRNSSTLAEQQVKRFFKENHINPQYSYQSDSMTGSTRHRCIVRYTINEQRKKVDSGHYYPEKQDSKEQVFKLILSRENISQDTSNLT, translated from the exons ATGTCAACCAACTCAATCACAGCCACTATAACATCGAATGTTGATGCCAGAGGACTCGCTATCATAATCACCAATGACTATCGTAACTGTACTAGCTTACGTCCTCTACCTGGAACGTTAAGTGATGGGACGAGTATGAAAGACACCTTTGATTATCTTGGTTTTGTTGTTCATTGGGAGAAAAATGTTAATAATCTAcaaatcacaaaattaattcacGAAGCTTGCAGTTTCCAAGACTATCACAAGTTCAAGAAGTACGAGTGCATTGTATTTGTTTTCTCTGGCCATGGTGATTTGGGAGACATTGTGTACCTACAGGACGGCTCAAAAGTTAGTATTGGTGAGGACATAATCAAACCATTTCTCCCAAAAGCATCTCCGATTATGGGCAAACTACAAAAGCTTTTCTTCTTCGATGCCTGTCGCGGGAAACAAGAAAGCAGATCTGTGATGGTTCCAAGAAGTGGTCCGACTAGCGGAGGGCATGACAATTCCTCAACTTTTGAGCAGCGAGGAGGATCACTAATTGAGAGAATCCGAGTTCCAGAGGAGGGTGGCTTTTTAGTTGCTTATTCCACCATGTCTAACCACACAGCATGGGAGAGCACCAAGGGAGGTGCTTGGCTGCAGAAACTGGCTGAAGAGATCAGGACTAACACTACTAGCTCTATCGAGGACGTGCTGACAAAGGTGAATAGTGATTTCATTGAATACCCAACTACAAACGTGCAGCAACCCGAGAAGCTCTCACGGCTCAATAAAGTTGTCTTCCTTCATCCACAAG TTGCTTCAAAAGTTAAAATTGCAGCTGTTTTCCCTTCACCACCTACACCCTCACTGGACCGCACTAACGACACACTGCCACCTCATACTCCATCTCATGCTCAAATCCAGTCAGCTGCGTCTTACGTCCCTGAAT GGACAGTGGACAATGATGCAGTTCGTCAACTGAGACATTGTTATCCATCTGCTACAATCAACAACTTCAAAGATTACCCACACGTCCCAGCTGAATGCAAGGGTGTCACGTACTATCGCAGCACGGCCACTGTCATTGTGCCTGATCAAAACAGTGTTGTTGGTGATAGCCACAAATATCTTGTCAATATACAGCTTTCAAGAGAGATGGCTATTATGGACGCTTTATCGAAATTACAGTCCTTACAGGAAG AATGTGGCAATGAAATGTCTCCATGTGCGAATTCTCCTCGAAACAGCTCTACCTTAGCTGAGCAACAAGTGAAACGCTTCTTCAAGGAGAACCATATCAACCCCCAGTATTCTTATCAATCTGACAGTATGACAGGATCTACTCGTCATCGCTGCATTGTACGTTACACAATAAacgaacaaagaaagaaagtcGATAGTGGCCATTATTACCCTGAGAAACAAGACTCTAAAGAGCAAGTTTTTAAGTTGATACTCTCAAGAGAAAACATTTCTCAAGATACTAGTAACCTGACGTAG
- the LOC135349713 gene encoding uncharacterized protein LOC135349713: MGVLFNIILCALASTVAGRCNRYCYTKWMDRDNPSGKGDYENFRHVSKTTVCPEPVGIQCQTTTGAPYKSTGDSLAVACEPRGGLACINSDQRLGKQCNDYRVRYLCPEGSIPDTRGIVCNDFYETSFTDRDNPGGHCDCETVNLPKNSCLGGATPAGIRCNDVRTNKDFAVFGQKMTCKPDSGGICWNRNNPGGCRDYKVQYICPFDVEAAGQAQDLPEGKE; this comes from the exons ATGGGAGTTCTATTCAACATCATTCTCTGTGCCCTAGCTAGCACGGTTGCTGGTCGATGCAACAGGTACTGCTATACAAAATGGATGGACAGAGACAATCCTTCAGGAAAGGGTGATTACGAGAATTTCAGACATGTTTCAAAGACGACAGTTTGCCCCGAACCTGTTGGAATTCAATGTCAAACCACAACTGGAGCTCCCTACAAAAGCACAg GTGACTCTCTCGCAGTTGCTTGTGAACCTCGTGGTGGCTTAGCGTGCATTAACAGTGATCAAAGGTTGGGAAAGCAGTGCAACGACTACAGAGTGAGGTACCTTTGCCCTGAGGGAAGCATTCCGGACACCAGAGGCATTGTTTGTAATGATTTCTATGAAACATCTTTCACGGACCGTGATAATCCCGGGGGTCACTGTGACTGTGAGACAGTTAACCTCCCAAAAAATTCTTGTCTTGGAGGAGCTACACCGGCTGGGATAAGGTGCAACGATGTGAGAACCAATAAAGACTTTGCGGTGTTTGGGCAGAAGATGACATGCAAACCTGAT aGTGGAGGGATTTGCTGGAACAGAAACAATCCGGGAGGCTGTAGGGATTACAAAGTGCAGTACATATGCCCTTTTGATGTAGAGGCAGCTGGCCAAGCCCAGGACTTGCCTGAGGGGAAAGAGTAG